A genomic window from Lactobacillus sp. ESL0677 includes:
- a CDS encoding Xaa-Pro dipeptidyl-peptidase, with product MKYNQYAYVKTDFKTQVQELLNIQFLPENYQELTFSELLAELVENTLAEVKPWEDSARQAKLGEFAVSETQTLADFLAVNPESITLDQFYNVALQLLGYHVYYDYQLSDPLGFMTKQALPIVSNINNKDELIHACYRLLNTRAKNGQLLIDVIAGKGYFHEKLLGDPESKFILFNGKSLPVFDTSNVIREVVYVESDLDTDGDGQADLLQTTIFRPVESEMMKVPALYTASPYFGGVIDNVKRNHSVNENLSDATEWTNPQYEPAARVKAEKSGSENHAAMEEAVGKSSYTFNEYMLARGFASVFAGGIGTRGSDGLRITGSPEETESAKEIIEWLHGDRIAYTDRKRTHQVKASWCNGNIGMTGRSYLGTLQIAVATTGVKGLKTVVSEAAISSWYDYYREHGLVIAPEACQGEDMDLLAETCQSNLWDAGSYLKIKPKYDAMQQRLLTKEDRTTGQYSDFWEARNYRHHTNNIKCSWISVHGLNDWNVKPKNVYKIWQKVKNLPLPIKPHLFLHQGPHYNMNNLVSIDFTDLMNLWFVHELLEVDNGAEKQWPAVMIQDNLKADTWHQETDWSNNLGQETTYYPTDDGELQKDGNGKKQLAFVDVGGQKFKQAHISESDWQYQFICGKEPWASSSLRFTTDEFIHPVTIVGRPEVTVHVSSSLNKGQLSVALVELGDRKRLTATPKFLMRGGQELGYRFGTDTLQEFMPDKLTHAKLITKAHMNLQNYADMKKPAAIKAGQFYYLTFKLQPTYYRLPVGSRLCLIIYSTDQGMTKRPLEEATYTVDLAKTAIKFSQK from the coding sequence ATGAAATACAATCAATATGCATATGTCAAAACCGACTTCAAAACGCAAGTGCAAGAATTACTTAATATTCAATTTTTACCAGAAAATTATCAAGAACTGACTTTTAGCGAGTTATTGGCAGAACTTGTCGAGAACACGCTGGCAGAAGTTAAGCCTTGGGAGGACTCTGCTAGACAAGCTAAGCTGGGTGAATTTGCCGTTTCAGAAACACAAACCTTGGCCGACTTTTTAGCAGTAAATCCTGAAAGCATTACACTAGATCAATTTTACAACGTTGCCTTGCAGCTTTTGGGCTACCATGTCTACTACGATTATCAGTTGTCTGACCCACTCGGCTTTATGACCAAGCAAGCCCTACCGATAGTTTCTAACATTAACAACAAGGATGAGCTAATTCATGCTTGTTACCGATTGTTAAACACCCGCGCTAAAAACGGTCAACTATTAATTGATGTCATAGCTGGTAAAGGTTACTTTCACGAAAAACTCCTTGGTGACCCTGAGAGCAAATTTATTTTATTTAACGGCAAAAGTTTGCCAGTATTTGATACCAGCAATGTTATTCGCGAGGTTGTCTATGTGGAAAGTGACCTCGACACCGATGGCGATGGTCAAGCGGACTTATTACAAACGACTATTTTTCGTCCAGTGGAAAGCGAAATGATGAAAGTCCCCGCACTCTATACTGCTAGCCCTTACTTTGGCGGCGTCATTGACAACGTTAAACGCAATCACAGTGTCAATGAGAATTTGAGTGATGCAACTGAATGGACTAATCCGCAATACGAACCTGCTGCACGAGTGAAAGCCGAAAAGTCTGGCTCTGAAAATCATGCCGCAATGGAAGAAGCTGTCGGCAAATCATCTTACACATTTAACGAGTACATGCTTGCCCGCGGCTTCGCCAGTGTCTTTGCCGGCGGCATCGGAACTCGCGGCTCCGACGGCTTGCGTATCACAGGTTCTCCTGAAGAAACCGAAAGTGCCAAGGAAATTATCGAGTGGCTGCACGGCGATCGGATTGCTTATACTGATCGCAAGCGAACTCATCAAGTTAAGGCTTCATGGTGCAACGGCAATATCGGCATGACTGGTCGCTCCTACTTGGGCACCCTGCAAATTGCTGTTGCTACAACTGGAGTTAAGGGACTTAAAACCGTTGTTTCAGAAGCCGCAATCTCCTCTTGGTACGACTATTACCGCGAGCACGGTCTAGTAATTGCCCCTGAAGCTTGCCAAGGTGAAGACATGGATTTGCTTGCCGAGACCTGTCAGTCTAATCTTTGGGACGCAGGTTCTTATTTGAAGATCAAGCCGAAGTATGATGCTATGCAACAGCGGCTTCTAACTAAAGAAGACCGCACAACAGGACAGTATTCGGACTTTTGGGAAGCACGCAACTATCGCCACCATACAAACAATATTAAATGCTCTTGGATCAGTGTTCACGGGCTCAATGACTGGAATGTTAAGCCGAAGAATGTCTACAAAATTTGGCAAAAAGTTAAAAACTTGCCGCTGCCAATTAAGCCGCACTTGTTCCTACACCAAGGACCACACTACAACATGAATAACCTGGTCTCAATTGACTTTACCGACCTGATGAACCTCTGGTTTGTTCATGAATTGCTCGAAGTTGATAATGGTGCTGAAAAGCAGTGGCCAGCCGTCATGATTCAAGACAACTTAAAAGCTGACACTTGGCATCAAGAAACTGATTGGAGTAATAATTTAGGCCAAGAAACGACTTATTACCCAACTGATGATGGTGAGTTGCAAAAAGATGGCAATGGTAAAAAGCAACTAGCATTTGTTGATGTTGGCGGGCAAAAATTTAAGCAAGCCCATATTTCTGAAAGTGATTGGCAATATCAATTTATCTGCGGCAAAGAGCCGTGGGCATCATCAAGCCTGCGTTTTACCACCGATGAGTTTATTCATCCCGTAACAATCGTTGGTCGACCCGAAGTTACAGTTCATGTTTCTTCCAGTTTGAACAAGGGTCAACTCTCAGTTGCCTTAGTTGAGTTAGGTGACCGCAAGCGGCTGACAGCCACACCTAAATTCCTAATGCGCGGCGGACAAGAACTCGGCTATCGCTTTGGCACCGATACCCTGCAAGAATTTATGCCGGACAAGCTAACCCATGCTAAATTAATTACTAAGGCACACATGAATTTACAAAATTACGCTGATATGAAAAAGCCTGCTGCAATTAAAGCTGGACAATTTTATTACCTGACCTTTAAATTGCAGCCAACTTATTATCGGCTTCCTGTCGGCAGTCGCCTGTGCCTAATCATCTATTCCACTGACCAGGGCATGACTAAGCGCCCACTTGAAGAAGCAACTTATACAGTTGATTTGGCAAAGACAGCAATCAAATTTAGTCAAAAATAA